The DNA segment GCGACGGCAGGGCCAGCATGATGTCCATCAGACGCATGATGGTCGGGCCGATCATCTTCGGGAAGAAACCGGCGAACAGACCCAAAAGGATCCCCGGAATCAGCGACATCACCACCGACGACAAACCTATCAGCAGCGACAGGCGCGAGCCCTGGATCAGGCGCGAGAGCAGGTCACGGCCAAGCTCATCGGTGCCGAGCAGGAATTGAATCTGCCCGCCTTCGAGCCACGCCGGTGGTGTCAGCAGGAAGTCGCGGTATTGCTCGCTCGGGTCATGCGGCGCAACCCACGGCGCGAAGATCGCGCAGAAAATGATCAGCAGCATGAACAGCAGGCCGGCAACGGCGCCCTTGTTTTTCGCGAAGGCTTGCCAAAATTCCTTGTACGGCGACGGGTACAGCAGGCTTTGATCCACGGCGGACGTGGCGGTGGCTACTGAGGATGTTGGAGTGCTCATGGTATTGACCTCAGCGCTGATGACGGATGCGTGGGTTGGCAAAGCCGTAGAGGATGTCCACCACGAAGTTGACCAGAATCACCAGGCAGGCGATTAACAGGATGCCGTTTTGCACCACCGGATAGTCCCGGGCGCCGATGGCTTCGATCAGCCATTTGCCGATGCCGGGCCAGGAGAAGATGGTTTCGGTCAGAACCGCACCGGCCAGCAGCGTGCCGACCTGCAGGCCGACCACGGTGAGTACCGGAATCAGTGCGTTACGCAGACCGTGGACGAACACCACGCGCGACGGCGACAGACCTTTGGCCTTGGCGGTGCGGATGTAGTCTTCGCGCAGCACTTCGAGCATCGACGAACGGGTCATCCGCGCGATCACCGCCAGCGGAATGGTGCCGAGCACGATGGCCGGCAGAATCAGGTGATGCAGCGCATCGAAGAACGCGCCGACATCATCGGCCAGCAGCGTGTCGATCAGCATGAAGCCGGTTTTCGGCTCGATGTCATACAGCAGGTCGATCCGCCCGGAGACCGGCGTCCAGCCCAGACTCACCGAGAAGAACATGATCAGGATCAGGCCCCACCAGAAGATCGGCATCGAATAGCCCGCGAGGGAGATGCCCATCACCCCGTGGTCGAACAGCGATCCTCGCTTGAGTGCCGCGATTACCCCGGCCAGAAGCCCGAGGATGCCGGCGAACAGCAGGGCGGCCATGGACAGTTCCAGGGTCGCCGGGAAGAGGGAGGTGAATTCGGTCCAGACGCTCTCACGCGTACGCAGTGATTCGCCGAGATCGCCTTGGGCCAGTTTGCCGATGTAGTCCAGGTATTGGGCGTACAGCGGTTTGTTCAGACCGAGGCGTTCCATTGCCTGAGCGTGCATTTCGGGGTCGACCCGACGTTCGCCCATCATCACTTCCACGGGGTCGCCCGGAATCATGCGAATCAACGCGAAAGTCAGCAAGGTGATGCCGAAAAACGTGGGGATCAACAACCCCAGTCGGCGGGCAATAAAACTAAACATCTTGTGTGGTACCTCATCAGCCGGTTAGGCGTGTCCGGCGTCCCTCAGGTCAGGGACGCCGGGCGTTTCTTATCTACTTCACCTGGGTGGTGGCGAAGTTATTAGTGGTGAGAGGGCTGATGTGGTAGCCCTCTACATTCTTGCGCATTGCAGTGAACATCCGAGTATGGGCCATGCTGATCCATGGCTGGTCCTGATTAAACAGCACTTGTGCCTGTTCGTAGAGCGCGGCGCGTTCGGCCGGATCTACTTTAGCCCGTGCTTCATCCAGCAGCGCCTGGAATTTCTCGTTGCACCAGCGCGCGTAGTTTTCGCCGTTCTTGGCGGCCTCGCAACTGAGCATAGGCGTCAGGAAGTTATCCGGGTCGCCGTTGTCGCCCGCCCATCCGGCCGACACCATGTCATGCTCGCCGGCCTTGGCGCGCTTGAGCATTTCGCCCCATTCCATCACGCGGATGTCGATCTTGATCCCGACTTTCGCAAGGTCAGCCTGCATCATTTGCGCACCGAGCATCGGGTTGGGGTTGGTCGGACCGCCGCCGTTGCGAGTGAACAGGGTGAACACGGTGCCATCCGGTACGCCGGCTTCCTTGAGCAGCTTGCGCGCGGCGTCGAGGTCGCGTGGCGGGTTTTTCAGGTCGTGGTTATAACCCAGCAAGGTCGGCGGGTACGGGTTGACTGCAACCGACGCGTTGCCTTTGCCGAACAGCGCGTTGACATAGGCTTCCTTGTCGAAAGCAATGTCGATGGCTTTACGCACACGCACGTCGCTCATGTATTTGTGCTGGGTGTTCATGGCGATGTACGAAACGGTCATCGCGTCCAGCTCGTCGACTTTCAGGTTGCTGTCTTTCTTGATGCTCGGGATGTCGTCCGGCTTCGGATACAGAGCGATCTGGCACTCGTTGGCCTTGAGCTTCTGCAAACGCACGTTGTTGTCGGTGGCAATGGCCAGGATCAGCGCGTCGGCC comes from the Pseudomonas granadensis genome and includes:
- a CDS encoding ABC transporter permease subunit, with product MFSFIARRLGLLIPTFFGITLLTFALIRMIPGDPVEVMMGERRVDPEMHAQAMERLGLNKPLYAQYLDYIGKLAQGDLGESLRTRESVWTEFTSLFPATLELSMAALLFAGILGLLAGVIAALKRGSLFDHGVMGISLAGYSMPIFWWGLILIMFFSVSLGWTPVSGRIDLLYDIEPKTGFMLIDTLLADDVGAFFDALHHLILPAIVLGTIPLAVIARMTRSSMLEVLREDYIRTAKAKGLSPSRVVFVHGLRNALIPVLTVVGLQVGTLLAGAVLTETIFSWPGIGKWLIEAIGARDYPVVQNGILLIACLVILVNFVVDILYGFANPRIRHQR
- a CDS encoding ABC transporter substrate-binding protein, translating into MKMLPLRAAIAAALLSVAVGVSAKPLVVCTEASPEGFDMVQYTTAVTADAVAETIFNRLADFKPGTTEVIPALAESWDISEDGLTYTFHLRKGVKFHTTEYFKPTRDMNADDVVWSFQRQLDPNHPWHKLSSVGFPYFESMGFKELLKSVEKVDDNTVKFTLTRREAPFLADIAMAFSSIYPAEYADQLLKANKTGDLNNKPIGTGPFIFQRYAKDAQVRFKANPDYFRGKPPADALILAIATDNNVRLQKLKANECQIALYPKPDDIPSIKKDSNLKVDELDAMTVSYIAMNTQHKYMSDVRVRKAIDIAFDKEAYVNALFGKGNASVAVNPYPPTLLGYNHDLKNPPRDLDAARKLLKEAGVPDGTVFTLFTRNGGGPTNPNPMLGAQMMQADLAKVGIKIDIRVMEWGEMLKRAKAGEHDMVSAGWAGDNGDPDNFLTPMLSCEAAKNGENYARWCNEKFQALLDEARAKVDPAERAALYEQAQVLFNQDQPWISMAHTRMFTAMRKNVEGYHISPLTTNNFATTQVK